A window of Microtus pennsylvanicus isolate mMicPen1 chromosome 16, mMicPen1.hap1, whole genome shotgun sequence genomic DNA:
TTGACCTTGATCTACTAGCACTtctgctgtttctgcttctcttgctgtcttttcttacactttaaaaagaaaaaaaatacaggcgGTATTTTTTACATTGTTTTATAGTGTATAAAGGTttaacaatgaataaatattcGATCCCTTGAAGTACACTCACCCATTATAAGGGCTTTTGGAAGCCTGTTGTCTGTCCTCAGGTTCTTTTTTGACTGTCTTCACATTAACGGAGATTGGTGACTTCTCTTCAGCTTTTACTTCTCTCGGTGATGCTTTTAATAGGCAAGGACAATATATCAAAACAGGATTTAGCagaacaaattctcaacacagcCTACACTTCTAACCCTTAAGACtgatttgtctcaaaaaaaaaaaaaaaccccaacaattTCTTAATGGTCTCTAAGCAACTGACCAACGCCACACCTTTCTAACAAAGTACACTTACAGTGCTCACATCTCATTCAATTCAGACTGCCATCTTACATGGTTTAGAGGCTGGAGAAAATCCACCGAGGGTTGAAAGGGCTGGTGTTCCATCAGGATTCAATCCCTTTGCTTTTAATTTGGCTTCCTGTAaggctacttttcttttttctacttctttttccaACAATTCATAGTTTGGCTGTTGGATGAAAATCAAGTTAGTATTACCTTTAGATTCTTGAAAATGCCATCAGCACCAAACTGAATGTATCTGAAATTACCTTTTTCCTGGTGTAAAGTCTAAGTGTCTCTATGCAGATTTCTTGGATCTCCTCTTCTGTGGTaccaaaaagaagaaaccaaTGGGGCCGAGTTGGCAATGGAATCTAAACCATTAAAAACAGAACGGTTCAAACTTAAACTTCTATTCCTCTAAGATGTACCAATTTCTTGGAATTTACAAATTTGTAAAACTCAGCGGGTTATATTTACCTGAAGCGCTCTAGCTGCAAGGTAGATACAAGCACATGCTATCGTCTCTGGTTGAAAGCGAACAAAAACATTGGTTCGAAGACTGTCATTCATGTAATTCCTGAAAAACATTTCAGCTATCAGCTTAGTCCAAAAGCAAACCGATTCTTCTGACGTACATATAAAATTGGAGACTCAATctacttcattcttttttcttctcctcataTTCACGTCTTTAAACTGTATGTTAACAGTTTCTAAGCCTTTCCCCACAGCACTTACAAACAATACAGATCTCACCCCTAAACCCTCTTTCAACACATCACTATAAAGGCAGTGATTTGGAGTCAATTCTGACCCGGCGAGGTTCAGATCTCACCACTCCAACACTACTTCAAGCCATCAGTTACTGACCGTCTCTCCTTTATCCATAATGAAAAGCAGTGTCAaccaagttctttaaaaaaaaattccaataccAGAAACAGGGGTAAAAGCTATTTTTAGTAAGAACCCATCAAGTTACTCTTATAGTTAGAAAGGGgggaaaacacttaaaaaatctAGGTAGCAAAGTGAGCAATAAATACACATAATGGCCTTGTTTACATACCCTTTTGCAATtaagtataaataaaacaataatctaatttaattaaataaacttCTGAAACGTCTAGTAAAACTTTGCAATAAAATTCCTTAACTAAAAAACTTTATAATTTGCTGAAAAGCCTGAGCTGGAAGttaaatggattatttttaaaatccttacaACTGTTAAAAactattgtataatttttttgCTGCACAGAATACATTGAAAACTCATGCATTTGATAAAGCTATGTGGCTTTTCAAAGTTACCAGTATCTACTGAGCCCAAGAGAAGCATGGCTgttataaggggaaaaaaaaaagacatatttctGGGAAAGTCCAGAATTATTCAATGCTTGCTTATCAGCAGTCATACGAATCATTTATGCTAAACCAATTTCCTTGCTTAACCTTTCTGCATCTCAAAGGCCCAAGTTCAAAAATACTTAAATAAcattaactattttaaaattaaatgctcCTTATATCAAAGCCAACAACACCTCAATAGCTGGAGTCACCTCAAATGGCAACAGGCACCCATTTAAAAAGCATAAGGTAGCCTCCTTGGTAGAACGGATGCTATACACATTCCAAGTAAAAATTTAACtgaacccaattaaaaaaaaacaattcatatTGGCTGGACAACAGTCTatcaaaaatgaaatattcattTTGATAGTTACAGGTATACATTAAATACATAGGCATGATGCATAGTTACTTCTAGAAGCAAATATACAAATCCTTTTGACACCCCGACAGAACTAGAAGATGCTGCCAGATGGATATGGACCACTTCAGTGAATCTCGGATGAGAGCTTGCACTGGATTGGCTGGAGAGCAGGCTAGCCAATCAGGCCATCCTGAGGTCATGGGCTGAAGTGCGGAGGGCAGAGTTCTATGACTTACCATCATGGACTACCCTTTAATTAAAGAgtagaaaaaagaacaaagttaaattgaGTTCTCCATTAAAAGTAATTAGTCAAGccaagaaaacaggaagcagaaataagcattatttacattttggttaaaaaacaacaacaaaaacaaaatacccccAAACTTATTTCATTACtttggaaggaaaataaaatgaaacttactttatttctgcttctgttttcctgactaaagaagaaatgtaaaaaagCAACTTACCAGGCAGTTTGAACCAGGGTTTGGTTACGTTCACACTCTAAGACTTGTAAATACATTACAATGATCTGAGGACAAGGGAGAAAACAGCATTTAGCACATGGGTGGTTCTTTCACAGCAGAGTTCAATGAATAAGTCATATGAAGTGTTGATTAGTTCTAATCCCTGTATTACAGCTACAGTCAATGCAGAACATGCTCAAGACTCGGTGCTGTCATATTACTCAGCTCTAAAAATGTGCTTACAGAAGTGGCGGTTAATAACTCAGTGTTTTCTAAATTCATCAGAAAGGGCAGAATTTATACTATTATTGTACACAATGGTCACAGCACATTTTCTACAACACTAAGCATTACAGTAATTAATTTCTGCAGTAAAGCTTTAGTACACTAAAGTTTCCTAAACAAAAGCTACATAACTCAATGACATAAATGCTTGCCTtatatttggttcccagcaagACACATTAAGTATGTAAAACTATTTCAGTTCATGCCAAGTGTTTCTGGACCCATATTaccattattttataattttagaaaaatggaACTTGAAGTTACCCAGTTAACAGCAGAGCTAGCTATCTCCAATACCCAACTCttgcaaccagtgttcttaaggAACAGGAAAGTCAAAAGGGAAAGCTTTCATCAATGGTTTACATCCAGCAGCTACCACACTTTAGCGGGTACGTGCAACTCATTCCTTACATGAGGAATTTTATCACATGAGTTTGTTAAGTGGAAAAACTAGAACTTAACCACAAAGAATATTCATGATCACACAATTACTACTAATAAAAAAGCCTGATCAGTCAACATCCAAAATAAAGCTTTTGAAAACTCAGGTTAACTCTCcacataagtaaaaatttttaagaaaagccCTAATACTTACGAAATTTAACTTCTGCACTCTATAACTCACCTTATGGGGATGCTTGACATGAACACAAAATCCCAACTCCTTTAGCACCCTCCTTTCTGCCTTGATAACTTGATTTTTGGTGTTAATGTAGTTCTGATCAAGGATCAGAGGGCTTGGAGTCCTATAGTttgtaagaaataaaatcaaaactgtTTTGCACATCCAAAACCTTTTATTTGTGGCATCTCCATTTTCCCTTCCAACCAACTATTGGCAACAGAAACCAGCTTTTTAAACTCCTGCTAACAAGTTAAAGCATTAATCTTATGCTGTCCAAGTTATGCTAATTATATACAACTAGACAAAGCTCCTAAACCAACTTGAAAAAACACTTACATATTTTTAGGTCTCTTAACTTATGCACTTAACTTCAGTGATAATGTTTACTGGCACAAACCTCAGCCTCAAAGAAACTTCCCAGTAAGAACCAATGTGATCCTGAAAGATTTAGTATAAAGTTCTAAAGTTCTAATAtgaacaaagatttaaaaattctttttgagTAAACTCTTTGCTAAGTTTATGATCAAAATGAAACCTAAGGGAAAAAAACAGGTAGTTAATTCTGATTTCTTTTGGAACAACACActaaaaacaaatatacaaagaatattTGTCTGCTTAATTAGCCACCCacccctggaaaaaaaaaacaaacaaacaaaaaccaaaccacaaaaccaaagcaccaaaaccaaaccacaaaaccaaagcaccaaaaccaaaccaaaccccaacaacaaaaatcaaacccaAAATTAGCTCAATtatcaatgaaagaaaatattttgtaaaaatgaGTTTAAGAGTAAATTAGGTAACTCCATGTAGCTCCTGTGAGACTCTAAGGCTGCAGAGAGGGAACAGGAACCATATTCACAGCCTGTGTGGGATGTCCTGAGTTCATCTTTTCATATTGGGGGAAGGAACACCTGGTCACTCATAGAAAAAGTTATCTCATGTACATCACgtagtttgttcatttttttttaaaaaaaagccttgcTATAAAGCTCATCTTGCCTCACCCACTGGAGTGGGTCATATCAGCAGCAAGTGCAATCTGGCTTGTCTTACAATCTGCCAGTTAAGAAATGTTAATGAGATCTGTGAAATTTACCATGTTTTTTGATACATTCTTACCTCTAACCAGCAAGATGTACACATCTATTAAAGATTGTACAATAAGTATATGAGTAGAATATTTAAATGCTTTCTCAAACAATTCATTTTCAGCCAAGTCACAAGTTTTATGCTCTATAGAGAATATATTGCCTGAACACTTCTTAAACAACCTATTTAAGCATAACCACTTAAAGGTAATAAAACAATCTAATCTATAATGTTGAGTAGGAGCCCCAGCTCACTCCTAAGcccagcactattaggaggttggGAGTAGAAGAATGTGGAGACAAAGACTTCAAGAATATCCTCCACCACATCAGGGGAACTGAGGCTAAACTGGGTTAACacaagactgagaaaaaaaatctgcaatgAAGTACATTAACTACCTTCCTGGTAGCAGGCTATCagagtaaaaaaaattatttatattttccttattttcactTAAAAGCAAAATCCAGTTACGGCTATTCTGTAACTTTGTGTTAAACTATTAATAGCTGGCAGAAGTAACATCAAGAGTAACTAAGTAATTATGGAAAACTGATCTAAGTTCAATTTCGACTACATCTTTAAAGAGTGAGAAGTGTTATGGCAGTTAAGTAGGAAAATAGCCTGTAATGAATCGATTTTATCAGGACAATAGCCACAAATTgcactttggggaaaaaaaggccGTTTATCTCAAATGGGAACAATCATATGAAAACACACCCAAAAACACACTATGTAAGGGTTTATGACTTTTTATGCTTTATGTATGCATTACAAGCTTGTCCTTCAACTGGTATTAGGAGTCAGAGAGGCTCAGTTCAGTATTTTATCTGCACACAGCTTAGCTCTTACCCCTGAAATCCAGACAGTAAACAGCACCACTAAAATCCCCctacaagccaggtggtggcggtacacacctttaatcccagcactttagggggagggggctgcaagtgggcagagacaggcagatatatGTGATTTTGAGGCTttcttggtctacagagggagttccaacacaggctccaaagctacagccaAACTGCCTTGGGGGTGGGGAATCCCTATACAAATAGTTCACAAAAGTCGAACTGTCTTACTTTTCCTAAATGTGTTAAAACTTATACTATATCCTACCAAGAAAACTGCTTTATATAGAGTTATTATAAAATTTGTGATTAAGCAGGTGAACATCTTTTTCAATTGTGGCTACCAACTGGTGACAAATTTAAGGATTCACCACGAATTGGCTTGGATTTACTCCTCACTCTGCCATAAGTACATTGCCCACCATCAGAATCCCAAAAAACATGAAGCAGCACAGCCTTGTTTAATTCCAGGAGGGAGGGTAGTTAAGACACAAAGGTCATAAACTGTAGGCCACCCCACGCTACCAAGTGAGACCCTGAATCTTAAAACTCCAAGTCTCACGATTTTAAAACAGACCAAGGAAACAAACTTTACAACTCAACCATCTAAGTTCTTATTTAGTCTTGCCACTACCAATTTTTCAAGTTAGCTTTGTAAATGCATAATCTCTCATCTTCATTTTGTTCAGAATTGATTTACCTTATAAATCAAGGCAAGCTCaatgaatacaaaattaacaaCTATCTTAGCAAAAGCATTTTATACcatgataaaacagaaaatatctcCATAAACCAGTAACAAAAATTCTGAAGAAGCATTTAAGTAACAAAAGCTTTGTATATTAACAAAGTAATCAATCAGAAGTATTTTTCAGCAATTGAATCAAGGCTTGGTAAACACCCCTGGACTAGCACTAGATGAAGAGGTGGCACTTAAAGTTCAGGGTGAGTAAGTCCTCATCTATTCAGAATTCAGGAGCAGCGGCAACactccaaactccacctctgaagGCTTGTTATTACCAGACTTTGCTCATTAACTTTTTGAAATAAACTTTCAATCTTTAAGAAATCTgggtctgtttatttatttgaagttTGTATGATAGCTACTTTCTATAGTATGATTGAAACACAGCACACGAATGACAAAAACTTAGAACTAAGGGGTTGGAGCACGGTTAGTCTCTCTCGTGTTCCAAACAAGGACCTACACTATAAACCAGACGGGTAATTAATACGGAGACGAGATTCCTACTCTACACCATAAACCAGATGGGTAAttaatacacagagaaatctctaATGCTTATTTTGGAACACTCCTCAAGTGTCAAACTGAAGCTACCCATGAACCACAGAAATAAACTAAATGGTTAGATAAAATGACAATATTGACCTGACCCTTCCAATTCTTACTTTTCTATACATTGAAAATAGCATCAACAGTCACCAATAAAAGCAGTCAAATCTTGAAAAGTTCATCTTGTaacacttattttaaaaagatataacagagacttctttaaagaaaaaactcctTAACATACTGCAAATAcgttacatataaataaaattgtaaactACTGGTATGAATAGCTTTTCCTTTAAATTCAGCTATTCTGAAGAACTATCAAATTATAAAAAAGCCTTATGGGAGGGGACAAGTCAAATAGTTCATATTGAGGACTGGACttttatatttactatttatCTTTATGTAGCCAGGACCAAAAACATACACGAATGCCCCCCCACGTACCTGTCAAGGCCATACAGTAATCTAGTTAGCATTCACAAATGAACTACATACAATTCAAGACAAATTAATTAGAATACAACATTTATTTTCTAACCATATCCTATGCAAAGAACACAAAACATCTTACTAAGCTACAGTTTTAATAACTTGGACAGCAAAGAAAAAAGCTTATAACAAGAAAcaggagtttttttgtttgttttctctaaatGGTTCACCAGTGGCCAACCTGTTAGTCCCCGATTCCAGTGACCTATTCTCAGAACACTGGCTTCTCCTTGGGGATTTTCGATACGTCACTCACTGTTGCCATGACGACAGCTTCATCTCTATGTACCACTCCACATCACCCAGGCTTTGGTAAATGTAGCTGGTCGCTGTATAGTCGGTTGCAAGGGAAAAAAGAGTTGAAGTTAATAACATATACAAGTTATATGTCTGAGTAAACTTGTAATATGCATAGAAACACTTATATCCTGCTTTTAAAAAGGGGGGCTTCCATGCAATTaacttctttaagaatttcatgctATAATCAAACTCATAACATTGAAACAAAATCAATTTCTCTTTAATGATGGCCAAAAATGCAGTTACATCCAACACAAGTCAGTCAGATTGGATTATTCTTAGTTCTGAAGTTTTATAGTTAAGAT
This region includes:
- the Ccnl1 gene encoding cyclin-L1 isoform X2, producing MKLSSWQQTPSPLILDQNYINTKNQVIKAERRVLKELGFCVHVKHPHKIIVMYLQVLECERNQTLVQTAWNYMNDSLRTNVFVRFQPETIACACIYLAARALQIPLPTRPHWFLLFGTTEEEIQEICIETLRLYTRKKPNYELLEKEVEKRKVALQEAKLKAKGLNPDGTPALSTLGGFSPASKPSSPREVKAEEKSPISVNVKTVKKEPEDRQQASKSPYNGVRKDSKRSRNSRSASRSRSRTRSRSRSHTPRRHYNNRRSRSGTYSSRSRSRSRSHSESPRRHHNHGSPHLKAKHSREDLKSSNRHGHKRKKSRSRSQSKSRDHSDVTKKHRHERGHHRDRRERSRSFERSHKGKHHGSSRSGHSRHRR